The genomic stretch TTTCTTTCCACGGCATCCGTGAGTCACCTCTATTCTACTCGGCTCTTATAGTTCGGTGATTGCACAAGATTAGCAATATATACCGATACATGTGATACCGGGATTCCTGTAATTTCTTGTACATAGTCATGAATTGCTTTTTGTAATTCTGTTGTCAGCTGAGGAATTGAACTTTCTCCATCAACGATCGCACGAATTGTAATCTCAAGGCCCGCTTCCGTAACATGGATACGAGACTTCACATCACGAACACTTCGGAATTTAGATGAGGCCTTCAAACAGAGATTTTCGATTGTTTCCATCGAAATCTGGACATCACCATACTCTGTCCGCTGATCAACAGAGGGTAGCGAACCTTGGTCTCTGCGAACAGAAATATAGAAGAACCGCATACTAAGTAAGAACAGAACAGCGGCAACTGAAATAACAATAATGGTTGTCATTTCATCATACTGTCTCTGAGCAAGATCAGGAATAAGACCGCTTAAAAGGAGGATTATCAGTACAGATATAATGCCAACACTTAAACTGTAAATAAACAGCAAAAGCCTGTCCAGTATTTTAGCCACGAACAGAATAACCTCCTCAATCAACAAATAAAAAATCTTACATCCAATCAAAAAGGAAGGACTAAACCCCTGGTGCAATCACCGGGGGTTTAGGTCAACTATTTTATTTCACACGCTGTGGAGTCAGCTCAGCCGGGTCATTCACAATTTCAGCTGTTTTGAACTGAACATCATGTACCTGCACATTGACTTCCACAACCGTTAATCCTGTCATGTTCTCAATGGAGCGTTTCACATTTTGCTGGATGGAAGAAGCAACATCAGGAATACGATTTCCATATTCGATGATTACAGAGACGTCAACAGCAGCCTCGCGTTGACCAACCTCGACTTTTACACCCTTGGACAAATTTTTACGACCAAGCAGTTCAGCAAAGCCGCCAGCAAAGCCACCGCTCATTCCTGCTACACCGCTGACTTCAACGGTTGCTAGACCCGCGATGACTTCAATCACTTCT from Paenibacillus polygoni encodes the following:
- the amaP gene encoding alkaline shock response membrane anchor protein AmaP translates to MAKILDRLLLFIYSLSVGIISVLIILLLSGLIPDLAQRQYDEMTTIIVISVAAVLFLLSMRFFYISVRRDQGSLPSVDQRTEYGDVQISMETIENLCLKASSKFRSVRDVKSRIHVTEAGLEITIRAIVDGESSIPQLTTELQKAIHDYVQEITGIPVSHVSVYIANLVQSPNYKSRVE
- a CDS encoding Asp23/Gls24 family envelope stress response protein; protein product: MSTLPTEFERTEIGEIQIAPEVIEVIAGLATVEVSGVAGMSGGFAGGFAELLGRKNLSKGVKVEVGQREAAVDVSVIIEYGNRIPDVASSIQQNVKRSIENMTGLTVVEVNVQVHDVQFKTAEIVNDPAELTPQRVK